In Scomber japonicus isolate fScoJap1 chromosome 21, fScoJap1.pri, whole genome shotgun sequence, one DNA window encodes the following:
- the phex gene encoding phosphate-regulating neutral endopeptidase PHEX — translation MELERLGGGGVKPERGNSHLYKIALAMCVCVCAALLLALILVSQRSHQEEFCVTPECIEAAGSILSKIDRSVNPCEDFYSFSCGGWLKENPIPEDSSSYGIYPWLRQNVDVKLKELLEAPSGPDELTAVSKAKILYRSCMNEAILEQVDAKPMLKTLKQPEFRWPVVGDGHGGQYQWSPEQWNLLKTLAELRNRHSKSVLIRLYVSPDDKNSSHYIIKLDQASLSLPSREDYITNTSSSQAYRAALLSLMVDTAVMLGAPEKAALTQMEKALAFETKLAHILIPYENRTSENMYNRYTLSRLQRHIPQFDWLGFVKTVVESKSDPARSISSSEHVIVRAPQYFKDLFKLINTTDPRTVANYVQWRTVFSRITTLSRRFLYRYLDYARVTTGTTSLTPRWDKCVNYVENSLVYATGRLFVNTHFQEDKKHMMEELIQGVRWAFIDMLKKENDWMDQPTKERAVEKAHAVLAKVGYPEFILNDTYLNEDLKQLEFNETDYYGNVMQTLKFIAQADIAWLRKSVPRTEWFTNPTTVNAFYSSSTNQIRFPAGELQKPFFWGKEYPRSLSYGAIGVIVGHELTHGFDNNGRKYDKNGNLDQWWSNSSVTGFNEKTQCMIEQYNDYHWEEAGLNVRGKRTLAENIADNGGIREAFRAYRRWIDESRGGVEEPLLPGVGLNNNQLFFLSYAHVRCNSYRPEAARDQIQSGAHSPPKYRVIGAMSNFQGFRNAFSCPDSSAMNRGSQSCRVW, via the exons TTTCTCAAAGATCCCATCAGGAGGAGTTCTGTGTGACCCCAGAATGTATTGAAGCAG CGGGGTCTATTTTGAGTAAAATCGATCGGTCTGTTAACCCCTGTGAGGACTTTTATAGTTTCTCCTGTGGGGGTTGGCTAAAGGAGAACCCGATCCCAGAAGACTCCTCCTCTTATGGCATCTATCCATGGCTGAGACAGAATGTCGATGTCAAACTCAAAG AGTTACTAGAAGCTCCTTCAGGCCCTGATGAACTGACGGCAGTGTCAAAGGCTAAGATTCTCTACCGCTCCTGTATGAATGAGG CTATACTGGAGCAGGTGGATGCCAAACCGATGCTGAAAACGCTTAAACAGCCAGAGTTTAGGTGGCCTGTTGTGGGGGATGGGCATGGCGGGCAGTATCAGTGGTCTCCGGAGCAATGGAACCTCCTAAAGACACTGGCAGAGTTGAGGAACCGACACAGTAAGAGCGTCCTGATTCGCCTGTATGTCTCCCCAGATGACAAAAACTCCTCCCACTACATCATCAAG CTCGATCAGGCATCCTTGTCTCTGCCCTCCAGGGAAGACTACATCACCAACACTTCCTCTTCCCAGGCG TATCGTGCAGCCTTGCTGAGTTTGATGGTGGATACAGCCGTCATGCTGGGCGCTCCAGAGAAAGCAGCACTGACCCAGATGGAAAAGGCTCTTGCCTTCGAGACCAAACTTGCTCAT ATTCTGATTCCCTATGAAAACCGCACCAGTGAGAACATGTACAACAGATACACACTCTCCCGCCTGCAGCGCCACATACCACAG tttgACTGGCTGGGTTTTGTGAAGACTGTTGTGGAGTCTAAAAGTGACCCGGCTCGGTCCATCTCCTCTTCTGAGCACGTCATCGTCCGAGCTCCGCAGTACTTTAAGGACCTTTTCAAGCTCATTAACACCACAGATcccag GACTGTTGCTAACTACGTACAATGGAGAACAGTTTTTTCCAGGATCACCACTCTGAGCCGCCGTTTCCTCTACAGATACCTTGACTACGCTCGG GTAACCACGGGAACCACCTCTCTGACCCCACGCTGGGATAAGTGTGTGAACTATGTCGAAAACTCGCTCGTTTACGCCACCGGGCGCCTTTTTGTCAACACACACTTCCAGGAGGACAAGAAACACATG ATGGAGGAGTTGATTCAGGGCGTTCGCTGGGCGTTCATCGACATGCTGAAGAAAGAGAACGACTGGATGGATCAACCAACGAAAGAAAGAGCCGTAGAAAAG GCTCATGCTGTACTGGCTAAGGTCGGCTACCCTGAGTTTATTCTGAATGACACCTACCTCAATGAAGATTTAAAGCAG CTGGAGTTCAATGAGACGGACTACTATGGGAATGTGATGCAGACATTGAAGTTCATCGCCCAAGCCGACATCGCATGGCTCCGAAAGAGTGTCCCACGGACAGA GTGGTTCACAAACCCCACAACCGTGAACGCCTTCTACAGCTCCTCCACCAATCAAATCA GATTCCCTGCCGGTGAGCTTCAAAAGCCCTTCTTTTGGGGGAAAGAGTACCCAAG GTCTTTGAGTTACGGTGCCATCGGGGTGATAGTTGGACATGAGTTAACACACGGCTTTGACAATAACG GTCGCAAATATGATAAAAATGGTAACCTTGACCAGTGGTGGAGCAACTCGTCAGTAACAGGCTTCAATGAGAAGACTCAGTGTATGATCGAGCAGTATAATGACTACCACTGGGAGGAGGCAGGGCTGAAT gTGCGGGGTAAGAGGACCTTGGCTGAGAACATTGCAGACAACGGAGGAATAAGAGAAGCTTTTAGG GCGTACAGGCGGTGGATagatgagagcagaggaggtGTGGAGGAGCCTCTGCTGCCTGGAGTTGGACTGAACAACAACCAGCTGTTCTTCCTGAGCTATGCACAT GTGAGATGTAACTCATACAGACCAGAGGCAGCCAGGGACCAGATACAGAGTGGAGCCCACAGTCCACCAAAATATag AGTTATCGGCGCGATGAGTAACTTCCAAGGGTTCCGCAACGCGTTCAGCTGTCCTGACTCGTCGGCCATGAACAGAGGCTCACAGTCCTGCCGTGTgtggtga
- the ptchd1 gene encoding patched domain-containing protein 1 yields MLRQVLHAGLRTSFHALGRFVASHPVFFASGPVLLSILLGASFSRYRVEEDVESMLAPKHSLAKIEGNLVDSLFPVNRSKHALYSDLQTPGRYGRVIVTTRKGSVLDPVHLDTILQLHRRIYQMQVTVPATGFNSFNYSFSYLCLPDDKNICIIDDIIRAMEEIQSARASNRSVPILRYPITQLADGRQAYIGHQLGGVQGWARGEGVRSARALQLTYYLQARGGLMDRVASQWEKAFCAELQHFVALHPKLELYPSASSSLRTDFQFSSVLARRPLLASLGVCGVLAVLCCSMRDCVRSKPWLGLLALLSITLSGLTAAGILNLTGATYNSTYLGIPFVMLGHGLFGSFEMLSSWRRTREDQHVKERVASVFEDVMLRFSGSTMLHLMTLGLAASPLTNMEAVRLFCRTAALAVTISYVYMLSFYSSCLVFTGYLETGYRHGCFCRRVPKPDRLDSKPAWYRCLMYTRYQDETQTTNTSHPDSHLLLGCMRRCYGDWITNTYVKPFVVLLYLVYISFGLMGFLQVTQGSDPSALVAMDTATVLYTRAQQRYFSSYSPVIGFYIYESAPYWNATVQRDLLEYAKGFQRISWLEAYLNYLSEHNQSTSQPRENFTHTLRHSFLREPQFAHFADDIIFAERGQGEEPDVAASRIFLVAKTTENKREEMSVLLDTLRRLSLTSRVRFLIFNPSFVYLDRYAAAVSSPLRHSLLAVLFLLGLSSLAVVEPLVSVWLGLTLLSVQFGVLGFMTLWGVELDCMSVLCLISALGHSADCSGPLLCGFASGRGESRTRWVRVALERHGVPSLQTLICYSAALVPVGSVHSNLTHTLFRCLTLTAGCSALHTLAFLPTLLTFLPPSKSRGHRPGGEGQRQEVECVEMNDSTRVVDQITTV; encoded by the exons ATGCTGCGCCAGGTGTTGCACGCGGGCCTGAGGACCTCGTTCCACGCGCTGGGCCGGTTCGTTGCGAGCCACCCGGTGTTCTTCGCCTCGGGCCCCGTGCTCCTTTCCATCCTGCTCGGGGCAAGCTTCAGTCGGTACCGCGTGGAGGAGGACGTGGAGAGCATGCTCGCACCCAAACACAGCCTGGCCAAGATAGAGGGCAACCTGGTGGACAGCCTGTTCCCCGTCAACCGCTCCAAACACGCGCTCTACTCCGACCTGCAGACGCCGGGCCGCTACGGGCGCGTAATCGTCACTACCCGAAAAGGGAGCGTGCTGGACCCGGTTCATCTGGACACCATACTTCAG CTCCACAGGCGGATCTACCAGATGCAGGTGACAGTCCCGGCGACAGGCTTTAACAGCTTCAACTACTCCTTCTCCTACCTCTGTCTCCCCGATGACAAGAACATCTGCATAATCGATGACATCATCCGTGCCATGGAGGAGATCCAGTCAGCTCGGGCCTCCAACCGCTCCGTCCCAATCCTGCGGTACCCGATCACGCAGCTGGCAGACGGGCGACAGGCGTACATTGGTCATCAGCTGGGTGGCGTGCAGGGCTGGG CCAGAGGAGAGGGTGTACGTTCTGCCAGGGCATTGCAGCTCACCTACTACCTCCAAGCCCGTGGCGGCTTGATGGACCGGGTGGCCAGCCAATGGGAAAAGGCCTTTTGTGCTGAGTTACAACACTTTGTAGCGTTGCACCCTAAACTGGAGCTGTACCCCTCTGCATCTTCTTCTTTGAGGACAGACTTCCAGTTCTCATCAGTTCTGGCACGCCGCCCGCTATTAGCCAGCTTGGGGGTGTGTGGCGTGCTGGCTGTCCTCTGCTGCTCTATGAGGGACTGTGTGAGGTCCAAACCCTGGTTGGGACTATTGGCTTTGTTGTCAATCACACTGTCAGGTCTCACTGCTGCTGGGATCCTCAACCTGACCGGAGCCACCTACAACTCCACATACCTGGGCATCCCTTTCGTCATGCTCG GTCACGGACTCTTTGGTTCCTTCGAGATGCTGTCATCGTGGAGGAGAACACGGGAGGACCAGCACGTGAAAGAGCGAGTGGCGAGTGTTTTTGAGGATGTTATGCTGCGATTCTCCGGCTCCACTATGCTCCACCTGATGACCCTGGGCCTGGCTGCCTCACCGCTCACAAACATGGAGGCTGTCCGACTCTTCTGCCGCACCGCCGCTTTGGCAGTCACCATCAGCTACGTTTACATGCTGTCCTTCTACAGTTCCTGTTTGGTGTTCACCGGATACTTAGAGACTGGATACAGACATGGCTGCTTTTGCCGGAGAGTTCCCAAACCGGACCGGCTGGACTCTAAACCGGCCTGGTACAGGTGTCTAATGTACACACGTTATCAGGACGAAACACAGACAACCAACACGTCGCACCCG GACTCTCACCTGCTGCTGGGGTGTATGAGACGTTGCTATGGAGACTGGATCACTAACACCTATGTCAAACCCTTTGTGGTTCTGCTGTATCTGGTTTACATCTCCTTTGGATTGATGGGCTTTCTGCAG GTGACCCAAGGTTCTGACCCCAGTGCgctggttgccatggatacAGCGACAGTATTGTATACTCGTGCCCAGCAGCGTTACTTCAGCTCATACTCTCCTGTCATTggattctacatttatgaaagTGCCCCCTACTGGAATGCCACAGTACAGCGGGACCTGCTGGAATACGCCAAAGGCTTCCAGCGAATCAGCTGGCTAGAAGCCTACCTGAACTACCTATCAGAACACAACCAGTCCACCAGCCAACCGCGGGAAAACTTCACCCACACGCTGCGCCACTCCTTCCTCCGCGAGCCACAGTTTGCCCACTTTGCAGATGACATCATATTTGCAGAGCGTGGGCAGGGTGAGGAGCCCGACGTGGCGGCGTCCCGCATATTTCTGGTCGCCAAGACGACTGAGAACAAGCGCGAGGAGATGTCAGTGCTGCTGGACACGCTGCGACGCCTGTCACTGACTTCACGAGTCCGCTTCTTAATCTTCAACCCCTCCTTTGTCTACCTGGACCGCTACGCTGCAGCGGTCAGCTCCCCGCTCAGACACTCACTGCTGGCGGTGCTCTTCCTGTTGGGTCTGTCCTCTCTGGCTGTGGTGGAGCCGCTGGTCTCTGTGTGGCTGGGCCTCACCCTGCTGTCTGTCCAGTTCGGGGTGCTGGGTTTCATGACTTTATGGGGCGTGGAGCTGGACTGCATGTCTGTTTTATGTCTGATCTCAGCCCTGGGACACTCGGCAGACTGCAGTGGGCCCCTCCTTTGCGGCTTCGCATCAGGTCGGGGTGAAAGCAGGACTCGCTGGGTGAGAGTGGCCCTGGAGAGACATGGGGTGCCCTCTCTACAGACGCTCATCTGCTACAGCGCGGCTCTGGTGCCTGTGGGCTCCGTACACtccaacctcacacacacactctttcgcTGCCTCACCCTCACGGCCGGCTGCTCGGCCCTGCACACACTGGCGTTCCTGCCCACCCTCCTCACCTTCCTGCCCCCTTCGAAGAGCCGGGGCCACCGGCCTGGAGGAGAGGggcagagacaggaagtggagtgCGTGGAGATGAACGACAGCACAAGAGTGGTAGACCAGATCACTACTGTCTGA